From a region of the Tachypleus tridentatus isolate NWPU-2018 chromosome 1, ASM421037v1, whole genome shotgun sequence genome:
- the TBC1D23 gene encoding TBC1 domain family member 23 gives MATTADVSDETIWILELESLLLTDCDLDDIRKVCNGKTIPENLRSEVWLVCLGLRGKEEYTEVSDEIYDLPEQTTIRKDCQVIVDRLGNEEEDKLSVISDLESVLTKYSKTTGIGYSSDNGWLEVLEPLLSLRLPSSQLYEYFRAIQNIYIPKYYGPDGQLFHMLRLLLQYHDPHLCSLLDTKRVTPDCYASHWFRSLFSATCNLEVTLAIWDIYFQVADRFLILFLSLVILVNAKEQILTMKEEPRHALIELLKSAPCNLEMIDIEDFCFLAQYYMSRTPVSFTRDFHDIIFSNSSDKNMKEANLSQALCLPVSPWELVFSSKPKLNKDNALKFFVVDCRPAEQYNSGHLPNGFHLDSSLMLQEPASFNTAVQALFAAQKQAIKLGSVAGGEHVCFMGSGREEEDQYVHMVVASFLQKRLAFVSLAKGGYEALHNFMLDSLDTGLTDHCSKSCIVCTPAVHENNSANGTENEDFSFLDKITTLMKSKSAVVREKLVDYITNPPQSAERHVSSTDNIGKRYRGVAPVFSIDDEQEEHYTGSDEDDDKEEEIGLQTWLKKPDVIETFKCDEIKDNGYMYPSHLVVTKTHMFILREMPHKKGFAKIIARRSLLSVVKITSKRRHPELITFKYGYSDSAGNFTVTSMDRFLIPNAGDATKLIKQQIVKLDGNTQETSYH, from the exons ATGGCGACAACTGCAGACGTGAGTGATGAAACAATTTG gaTTTTAGAACTTGAAAGCTTACTTTTAACTGACTGTGACCTTGATGATATTCGGAAAGTTTGCAATGGAAAGACAATTCCTGAAAACCTCCGAAGTGAAGTTTGGTTG GTGTGTTTAGGCTTAAGAGGCAAGGAAGAGTATACCGAAGTAAGTGATGAAATTTATGACCTTCCAGAACAGACTACTATTAGAAAAGATTGTCAAGTTATTGTTG ACAGGCTGGGAAATGAAGAAGAAGATAAACTTTCAGTAATAAGTGACTTAGAATCAGTGCtaacaaaatacagtaaaacaactGGAATCGGTTATTCCTCGGACAATGGATGGTTGGAAGTTCTTGAACCTCTACTTTCTCTACGGCTGCCAAGTTCACAGCTCTATGAATATTTTCGAGCCATCCAAAACATTTACATTCCAAA GTACTATGGTCCAGATGGTCAGCTTTTTCACATGCTGAGGCTCTTGCTGCAGTACCATGACCCACACCTTTGCTCTCTACTTGATACCAAGAGGGTTACCCCTGATTGTTATGCTTCACATTGG TTTCGTAGCTTGTTTTCTGCAACCTGTAATCTGGAAGTGACACTGGCTATATGGGATATCTACTTCCAAGTTGCTGACCGGTTTTTAATCCTGTTTCTTAGTCTCGTTATTCTAGTCAATGCCAA GGAACAGATTTTAACAATGAAGGAAGAGCCAAGACATGCTTTAATAG AACTACTGAAGTCGGCACCATGTAACTTGGAAATGATAGATATTGAAGACTTTTGTTTCTTGGCTCAATATTATATGTCACGGACACCTGTGTCCTTCACTAGG gaTTTTCATGATATAATATTTAGCAATAGCAGTGACAAGAATATGAAAGAAGCTAACTTGTCGCAAGCCTTATGCCTTCCTGTATCACCCTGGGAACTAGTTTTTAGTAGTAAGCCAAAACTTAATAAG gACAATGCATTGAAGTTTTTTGTTGTGGACTGTCGACCCGCTGAACAATATAACAGTGGACATTTGCCAAATGGATTTCATCTGGATTCAAGTCTA ATGCTTCAGGAACCTGCGTCGTTCAACACGGCTGTACAAGCTCTCTTTGCTGCCCAGAAACAGGCCATTAAGCTTGGGTCAGTGGCTGGAGgagaacatgtttgttttatggGAAGTGGCAGAGAGGAAGAAGATCAGTATGTCCACATGGTTGTGGCCAGTTTTCTACAGAAGCGGCTAGCTTTCGTCAGCCTAGCTAAGGGAGGTTATGAAG cTTTACACAACTTTATGTTAGACAGTTTGGATACTGGCCTCACGGACCATTGCTCGAAATCATGTATTGTCTGTACCCCAGCTGTGCATGAAAACAATAGTGCAAATGGAACAGAGAATGAAGATTTCTCGTTTTTAGACAAG ATCACAACGTTGATGAAATCCAAATCAGCAGTTGTGCGAGAGAAACTTGTGGACTATATCACTAACCCACCACAGTCTGCTGAGAG GCATGTCAGCAGTACAGACAACATCGGGAAGAGATACAGGGGAGTGGCTCCAGTCTTCAGTATAGACGATGAACAGGAGG AACACTACACCGGAAGTGATGAAGATGACGACAAGGAAGAGGAGATTGGACTTCAGACCTGGTTAAAGAAACCCGATGTCATTGAAACATTTAAGTGTGATGAAATTAAAGATAATGGCTATATGTACCCAAG CCATCTGGTAGTGACAAAAACTCACATGTTCATATTGCGTGAAATGCCCCACAAGAAAGGATTTGCCAAAATAATTGCAAGACGATCTCTTCTTTCTGTTGTGAAGATTACAAGTAAGAGACGTCATCCCGAACTAATCACCTTTAAGTATGGATACAGTGACAGTGCAGGCAACTTCACCGTCACCTCCATGGACCGATTTTTAATTCCAAATGCTGGAGATGCCACCAAACTCATCAAGCAACAGATTGTCAAACTTGATGGTAATACTCAAGAAACGAGTTACCACTGA